The nucleotide window GCAGATGACTCTTGTCATTTGAAACCAAAATCAAAGGCATGGTACTGTCAATCGGATCAACGACAGTGCCATCGCTTTTTTTTATGCCGAGGTAATAATTCTTATATATACCCTCCCATAGCTTCCCGATGATATTGGCCGTCTCCTTTTGTGTAAAACCGTTTAAAGGCTGGTCTTCGTATTGCCTGATTGTATCGAGAGGTAAAGCAATATAATTCAGAGCGTTAAACCCATACGCCTTTTCAGCCTTACTCAAGCTTTTATTCAGCCTGTTCCTTACACTCTTATCCAGCACGTTCTTCCATTCCTTCTCTTGTTTACTCTTAGCGACTGAGAAGGATTGAAGTGGACTGAAACGCGAATCAATCACATATAGCATGTCATCAGACATCCTTTGAGCGCTTGTGATTATGTCGCCGCCGCCATGCAGTTCGGAATAATGAAAAGTGATGGCGTCATACCTTGCGCTTTCCCCGTTTGAAATGAAGTCTTCCTGGTATACATCTTCTGTATCCTGTTCCCATTTGGCAGCTTTTCCTTTTAAAAGGCCGTTGACGAATAATAGCCCCAAATCCTGTCTTAAATAAGCCTCCTGGTCCAATCGGGATTGCATCTTCCAGCCAATCGTATGTTTCCCATTGTTTTTCCCATTTTGCAGCGTCAGCGAAGTACTTGCGCTCTTGTACTGCACAGATTCATTCAATGGGAAAAAAGTGATCGTCTCTTCCGTACTGTTAACGATCTGCAGCTGGATCATTAATGCGGAGACTGCAATGGCTAAAGCGCTAAATCCCAAAAATATATATTTTTTCATTAAGCTCACCCTTTTCAGATTGTCTGGTAGGTCGGTATAACCACTATATGATACTTGTCCGGAACACATGCAATTAAGTATGCATTTAAGTTTTTTTGTCTAAGATGGTGAAAGAAGCGGACAGGAAAATATTGGTCAGCTAATTGCTTAATGGCTGTTCCCGTAATACTGGTAAGCGCTCTTTCAACTTTAACCTATATCAAGAACGGAGTTAGGTTTAAGACCGCACCGACAAAATTAATTAAAGAGCCTTAATGAAAGGTGTTTGGATAGAATATGGCAGAAAAAACGAAGCATCCCGTACAGGAAAATCTGAAAAGTAATATTGAGTATCTTAGAGAAGAACTTGGAATTGGCAAGAGTTTTGATGTCATCCAGCTGGATGTCGAGTATGCTGGCAGGGAAATGGCTTTGTTCCTTGTGGATGGATTCGTTAAGGACGATATCCTTCTCTATATCATGCAGTTGCTTGCGAAGCTTGAGCCTGGCGCACTGGACATTGATACACTGAAGAAACTGGTCAAGACATACATCCCTTATGTTGAAGTAGAAACGACTGACGACCTCGATAAGGTAGCAGATATGGTACTGGCCGGCCCTACGGCGCTAGCGGTAGATGGAGTGGCTGAAATCATCCTGATTGATGCTAGAACCTATCCTGTCCGCGGGCCGCAGGAACCAGATACCGAAAGGGTGGTAAGAGGCTCGAGAGATGGTTTCGTTGAAACATTGGTCTTCAATACTGCGCTTACAAGAAGAAGGATTCGTGACCGCACACTGAGAATGGAGTACATGCAGGTTGGCAGAAGGTCGCAAACGGATGTAGTAGTCAGTTACATTGAGGATATTGCTGATCCGGAGATGGTCAGGAAAGTAAAGGATTCAATCAGTAAAATAGATACAGACGGACTGCCGATGGGTGAGAAAACAATCGAGGAATTTATCTCGGGCCAGCACTGGAATCCATTTCCCACTGTAAGATACACAGAACGTCCGGATACCGCGGCAACACATTTATATGAAGGTCATGTCTGTATCATCGTTGACGGCTCGCCAAGTGTCCTTATTACGCCGACAACCTTCTGGCACCATTTACAGCATGCCGAGGAGTACCGAAATAAACCGCTTGTCGGGGCATATCTGAGAATGGTGCGCTTCATGGCTGTCTGGGCATCCTTGTTCATGCTTCCTTTATGGTATTTATTCGCGGTCAAACCAGAACTTCTCCCTGAGAAACTGGCATTTATCGGTCCGAATGATCCAGGTCAAATTCCGTTATTCCTTCAGTTCTTCCTGATTGAAATAGGAATCGATATTCTCAGGATGACCGCCATCCATACGCCGACCTCTCTGGCTACCGCACTTGGTCTTGTCGCCGCCCTGATGATTGGGCAAGTGGCAGTCGAAGTAGGTCTGCTGACAAATGAAGTCATCCTTTACCTTGCGATTGCAGCAATAGGGACTTTTGCCACACCAAGTTATGAAATGAGCCTGGCAAATCGGCTTGTAAGAATTTTTTTATTAGTATTGACTGCAGCATTCCAGTTGTACGGATTCCTGATTGGGATCGTCTTGTTCAGCATCTTGCTTGCAAGAATGAAGTCTTTTGGAGTACCTTACCTGTGGCCATTCATACCGTTCAACCCGCGCGCATTCCGCGACGTACTTGTCCGGTCTCCAATTCCATTAAAAAATAGAAGGCCGCGGATTCTCAAACCGCAGGATCCAGATCGATAAGAATGAAAAAGCAGCGTTTGCTGCTTTTTTTTTTATATGAGAAAAAAAGTATAAATATCACTTCGAGAAATGTCCAGCTCTAGCGCCTAGCCCCTCGAGTCGCTTCGGTCCGCTCAGGTGAAGTCAAAGAACGACTTCACCGGTCGGCCCTCCAGCGCTTGTCGGGGCTAACCAAGGCGCTTGCGCTTTTCTTATAAAAAGTAACCATAGTCTATTTTTGTGTATTCTGAAGAGCAGACCAATTGAGTGGTATTTGTCATAAAATCTTTTTCTGCATACTTGAGGAGGCATTAAGTATCCTTTATACTTAAGTAATGGAAACATGCTCTTATTTTCACAAACATTGAGGGGATTACGTTGAAGACAATTTACGATATCCAGCAATTCCTGAAAAAATTCGGGACATTTATTTACATAGGTGACAGAGTGGCTGATTTAGAGCTCATGGGAGGCGAATTGAAGGAACTGTATAATTCCCAATTGATTGAGACAAAAGATTACCAGTCTGCCATTTTGATTTTAAGACAGGAAATCCGGATGGAAAAAGAAAAAAAAGCAAATGAGAAAAGGTGACTTATTATGGCTGAAAAGTGGCTTGTAGGTGTAGATTTAGGAGGAACAACAACTAAACTTGCGTTCATTAGTTTATATGGAGAAATCCTTCATAAATGGGAGATTCCGACAGATGTTTCAGACGCAGGGAAAAATATAACGGTCAATATCGCAAAGACGATTGATGCGAAAATTGAAGAATTAGGTCACTCAAAAAGTGAAATCATCGGGATAGGCATGGGAGCACCTGACCCAGTTGACCTTGCTTCTGGTGTGATTTATGAAGCGGTGAACCTTGGATGGAGAAAACCGTACCCATTAAAAGACTTACTTGAAGTCGAAACATCACTTCCTGCCGTAATAGATAATGACGCTAACTGCGCAGCACTCGGTGAGATGTGGAAAGGTGCTGGAAATGGTGCAAAAGATCTTGTATGTGTCACTCTGGGAACAGGTGTAGGCGGCGGCGTTATCACGAATGGAGACATTGTACACGGTGCTAGCGGTGCTGCTGGTGAAATAGGCTATATTACTTCTATGGCTGAAGGTGGTGCTCCGTGTAACTGTGGCAAGACTGGCTGTCTGGAAACCATTGCATCAGCAACTGGAATTGTCCGAATTGCTACTGAAGCATTGAACGAAGGAACCCAA belongs to Mesobacillus subterraneus and includes:
- a CDS encoding spore germination protein; protein product: MAEKTKHPVQENLKSNIEYLREELGIGKSFDVIQLDVEYAGREMALFLVDGFVKDDILLYIMQLLAKLEPGALDIDTLKKLVKTYIPYVEVETTDDLDKVADMVLAGPTALAVDGVAEIILIDARTYPVRGPQEPDTERVVRGSRDGFVETLVFNTALTRRRIRDRTLRMEYMQVGRRSQTDVVVSYIEDIADPEMVRKVKDSISKIDTDGLPMGEKTIEEFISGQHWNPFPTVRYTERPDTAATHLYEGHVCIIVDGSPSVLITPTTFWHHLQHAEEYRNKPLVGAYLRMVRFMAVWASLFMLPLWYLFAVKPELLPEKLAFIGPNDPGQIPLFLQFFLIEIGIDILRMTAIHTPTSLATALGLVAALMIGQVAVEVGLLTNEVILYLAIAAIGTFATPSYEMSLANRLVRIFLLVLTAAFQLYGFLIGIVLFSILLARMKSFGVPYLWPFIPFNPRAFRDVLVRSPIPLKNRRPRILKPQDPDR
- a CDS encoding YqgQ family protein yields the protein MKTIYDIQQFLKKFGTFIYIGDRVADLELMGGELKELYNSQLIETKDYQSAILILRQEIRMEKEKKANEKR
- a CDS encoding ROK family glucokinase, producing the protein MAEKWLVGVDLGGTTTKLAFISLYGEILHKWEIPTDVSDAGKNITVNIAKTIDAKIEELGHSKSEIIGIGMGAPDPVDLASGVIYEAVNLGWRKPYPLKDLLEVETSLPAVIDNDANCAALGEMWKGAGNGAKDLVCVTLGTGVGGGVITNGDIVHGASGAAGEIGYITSMAEGGAPCNCGKTGCLETIASATGIVRIATEALNEGTQAGELAAVYKETGHVTAKDVFDSAKRKDQLALKVIDSVALHLGIALANIANTLNPEKIVLGGGVSKAGDVLLEPIKEQFLRNSFPRVAQSTEISIATLGNDAGVIGAAWLVKNKLGHE